In Agromyces sp. 3263, a single genomic region encodes these proteins:
- the argB gene encoding acetylglutamate kinase produces MGDENATTTEADAAGDAAWTATAGDKAQVLIDSLPWLKRFHGETIVVKFGGNAMVSPELQRAFAEDMVYLRYAGIKPVVVHGGGPQISAMLGRLGIESEFRGGYRVTTPETMDVVRMVLSGQVNRELVSLINEHGPLAAGLSGEDAGLFTGRRRGAVVDGVEVDLGLVGDVVAVDPAAVHAQLDAGRIPVVSSIAPDGATPGQSLNVNADSAAASLAVALGAAKLVILTDVAGLYRDWPNRDSLVSVIDVPELTALLPKLESGMIPKMAACLEAVEGGVAKAAIIDGRIPHSILLEVFTQSGIGTEVVPA; encoded by the coding sequence ATGGGCGACGAGAACGCGACGACGACCGAGGCGGATGCCGCGGGCGACGCGGCCTGGACGGCGACGGCGGGCGACAAGGCGCAGGTGCTCATCGACTCGCTGCCGTGGCTGAAGCGCTTCCACGGCGAGACGATCGTGGTGAAGTTCGGCGGCAACGCGATGGTGAGCCCAGAGCTCCAGCGCGCGTTCGCCGAGGACATGGTCTACCTGCGCTACGCCGGCATCAAGCCCGTCGTGGTGCACGGCGGCGGACCCCAGATCTCGGCGATGCTCGGTCGGCTCGGCATCGAGAGCGAGTTCCGCGGCGGCTACCGGGTCACGACGCCCGAGACGATGGACGTCGTGCGCATGGTGCTGTCGGGTCAGGTCAATCGCGAGCTGGTGTCGCTCATCAACGAGCACGGCCCGCTGGCTGCGGGGCTGTCGGGCGAGGATGCCGGGTTGTTCACGGGTCGTCGCCGGGGCGCCGTGGTCGACGGGGTCGAGGTGGACCTGGGACTCGTCGGCGACGTGGTCGCCGTCGATCCGGCCGCGGTGCACGCGCAGCTCGACGCGGGCCGCATCCCGGTCGTCTCCTCGATCGCGCCCGACGGCGCCACGCCCGGACAGTCGCTCAACGTGAACGCCGACTCGGCGGCCGCATCCCTCGCGGTCGCGCTCGGTGCGGCCAAGCTCGTGATCCTCACCGATGTCGCGGGCCTCTACCGAGACTGGCCCAATCGCGACTCCCTCGTGTCGGTGATCGACGTGCCCGAGCTCACGGCCCTGTTGCCGAAGCTCGAATCGGGGATGATCCCGAAGATGGCAGCGTGCCTCGAAGCCGTCGAGGGCGGCGTCGCCAAGGCGGCGATCATCGACGGGCGCATCCCGCACTCGATCCTGCTCGAGGTGTTCACCCAGTCGGGCATCGGCACGGAGGTGGTTCCCGCATGA
- the argH gene encoding argininosuccinate lyase has translation MAEEHGTNEGSLWGARFASGPSPELARLSKSTHFDWQLAPYDLAGSRAHARALAAAGYLTDDELTAMLAGLDQLESDVSSGRIVAGDADEDVHGALEAALIGIVGPELGGKLRAGRSRNDQIATLVRLYLKDHAATIGQQLVHLIDALAAQADAHRTAVMPGRTHLQHAQPVLLAHHLLAYAWALSRDLERIVDWTKRADVSPYGGGALAGSTLGLDAASVARDLGLAAPAENSLDATASRDVVAEFAFVTAMIGIDVSRLAEDVILWNTREFGFVTLDDAYSTGSSIMPQKKNPDIAELARGKSGRLIGNLSGLLATLKGLPLAYNRDLQEDKEPVFDSVETLEVLLPAFTGMIATLTFHTERMAELAPAGFSLATDVAEWLVKQHVPFRDAHEITGAVVRYAEEHGLELDEISDAALASISPHLTPEVRGVLTVEGSVSSRDGLGGTAPVRVDEQFARLADRVRHLVGGLPVAGR, from the coding sequence ATGGCCGAGGAGCACGGCACCAACGAGGGATCCCTCTGGGGCGCGCGGTTCGCGAGCGGTCCATCGCCCGAGCTCGCGCGGCTCTCGAAGTCGACCCATTTCGACTGGCAGCTCGCCCCGTACGACCTCGCCGGGTCCCGGGCCCACGCCCGCGCCCTCGCGGCTGCGGGCTACCTCACCGACGACGAGCTCACCGCGATGCTGGCGGGCCTCGACCAACTGGAGTCCGACGTGTCGTCGGGACGGATCGTCGCGGGCGACGCCGATGAAGACGTCCACGGCGCCCTCGAGGCCGCGCTCATCGGCATCGTCGGTCCCGAGCTCGGCGGCAAGCTGCGCGCGGGGCGCAGCCGGAACGACCAGATCGCGACGCTCGTGCGTCTCTACCTGAAGGACCACGCGGCGACCATCGGCCAGCAGCTGGTGCACCTCATCGACGCGCTCGCCGCCCAGGCCGACGCGCACCGCACCGCGGTCATGCCGGGTCGCACGCACCTCCAGCATGCCCAGCCGGTGCTGCTCGCCCACCATCTCCTGGCGTACGCATGGGCGCTGTCGCGCGACCTCGAGCGGATCGTCGACTGGACGAAGCGCGCGGATGTCTCGCCCTACGGCGGGGGAGCGCTGGCGGGGTCGACGCTCGGCCTCGACGCGGCATCCGTCGCCCGCGACCTGGGCCTCGCGGCCCCGGCCGAGAACTCGCTCGACGCCACCGCCAGTCGCGACGTGGTCGCGGAGTTCGCATTCGTCACCGCCATGATCGGCATCGACGTCTCACGGCTCGCGGAGGACGTGATCCTGTGGAACACGCGCGAGTTCGGGTTCGTCACCCTCGACGACGCGTATTCGACCGGGTCGTCGATCATGCCGCAGAAGAAGAACCCCGACATCGCCGAGCTCGCACGCGGCAAGTCGGGTCGCCTGATCGGCAACCTCTCGGGCCTGCTGGCCACGCTCAAGGGCCTGCCGCTCGCGTACAACCGCGACCTCCAGGAGGACAAGGAGCCGGTGTTCGACTCGGTCGAGACGCTCGAGGTGCTCCTCCCGGCCTTCACGGGCATGATCGCCACGCTGACGTTCCACACCGAGCGCATGGCCGAGCTCGCGCCCGCTGGGTTCTCGCTCGCCACGGATGTCGCGGAGTGGCTCGTGAAGCAGCACGTGCCGTTCCGCGACGCCCACGAGATCACCGGCGCGGTCGTGCGCTACGCCGAGGAGCACGGTCTCGAGCTCGACGAGATCTCCGACGCGGCGCTCGCGTCGATCTCGCCGCACCTGACGCCCGAGGTCCGTGGCGTGCTCACGGTCGAGGGGTCGGTGTCGAGTCGAGACGGGCTCGGCGGCACCGCGCCGGTACGGGTCGACGAGCAGTTCGCCCGGCTCGCCGATCGCGTGCGGCACCTCGTCGGGGGCCTGCCGGTCGCGGGTCGCTGA
- a CDS encoding acetylornithine transaminase: MTALDDLNEWQGRFDRRVMRSIGMPLAKLDHGRGARVWDDAGHEYLDFLAGIAVNSLGHAHPVFVEAVSTQAARLAHVSNYFTTEPALELAERITRLAGTGDQGRAWFGNSGAEANEAAFKLARLNNSGGARSRVLALVDGFHGRTMGSLALTGKAHMREAFEPLPGGVEHLPATIEALETSLDDGVAALFVEPIQGEAGVVELPDGFLVAARELTHRHGALLIVDEIQTGAGRTGEWFAFQHAGITPDAITVAKGIGGGFPIGGLVTFGHASSLYSKGQHGSTFGGNPLATAVSNAVLGEIERAGLVENAALRGRQIDERIASLGSPLIAGTRGRGLLIGIALTEPVATRLTAEAMRAGLIVNAANDSTIRMAPPLIIGDAEVDEFADKFSRALDAVTSARH, translated from the coding sequence ATGACGGCCCTCGACGACCTCAACGAGTGGCAGGGCCGCTTCGACCGACGCGTGATGCGCTCGATCGGGATGCCGCTCGCGAAGCTCGATCACGGCCGTGGTGCGCGGGTGTGGGACGACGCGGGGCACGAGTACCTCGACTTCCTCGCGGGCATCGCGGTGAACTCGCTCGGGCATGCGCACCCCGTGTTCGTCGAGGCCGTCTCGACGCAGGCGGCCCGCCTCGCGCACGTGTCCAACTACTTCACGACGGAGCCCGCGCTCGAGCTCGCCGAGCGCATCACCCGCCTGGCGGGCACGGGCGACCAGGGGCGCGCCTGGTTCGGCAACTCCGGCGCCGAGGCGAACGAGGCCGCGTTCAAGCTGGCGCGCCTGAACAACTCGGGCGGCGCCCGCAGCCGCGTGCTGGCGCTCGTCGACGGCTTCCACGGACGCACCATGGGCTCGCTCGCGCTCACCGGCAAGGCGCACATGCGCGAGGCCTTCGAGCCGCTGCCCGGCGGGGTCGAGCACCTCCCGGCCACGATCGAGGCGCTCGAGACGTCGCTCGACGACGGGGTCGCCGCGCTCTTCGTCGAACCCATCCAGGGTGAGGCCGGCGTCGTCGAGCTGCCCGATGGATTCCTCGTGGCCGCCCGCGAGTTGACGCACCGACACGGCGCGCTGCTCATCGTCGACGAGATCCAGACCGGCGCCGGCCGTACCGGCGAGTGGTTCGCGTTCCAGCACGCCGGCATCACGCCCGACGCGATCACCGTCGCGAAGGGCATCGGCGGCGGGTTCCCGATCGGCGGCCTCGTCACCTTCGGCCACGCGTCGTCGCTGTACTCCAAGGGGCAGCACGGCTCGACGTTCGGCGGCAACCCGCTCGCGACCGCGGTCTCGAACGCCGTCCTCGGCGAGATCGAGCGGGCCGGCCTCGTCGAGAATGCGGCCCTGCGCGGCCGGCAGATCGACGAGCGCATCGCGTCGCTCGGCTCCCCGCTCATCGCCGGGACCCGTGGCCGGGGCCTCCTCATCGGCATCGCGCTCACGGAGCCGGTCGCCACGAGGCTCACCGCCGAGGCCATGCGAGCGGGCCTCATCGTCAACGCGGCGAACGACTCCACCATCCGGATGGCCCCACCCCTGATCATCGGCGACGCGGAGGTCGACGAGTTCGCCGACAAGTTCTCCCGCGCGCTCGACGCCGTCACCTCGGCGCGCCACTGA
- the argF gene encoding ornithine carbamoyltransferase translates to MTRHFLRDDDITPAEQAEILDLAERLKADRWGTKPLAGPQTVAVIFDKSSTRTRVSFAVGIADLGGSPLIISTANSQLGGKETPSDTARVLERMVAAIVWRTYGQAGLEEMAAGTSVPVVNALSDDFHPCQLLADLLTIREHKGRLAGLTVTFLGDGASNMAQSYVLAGATAGMHVRVASPEEFAPAASVVADADRVAATTGGSVSLFTDAAEAASGADVIVTDTWVSMGKEDEKAHRVATFGAYQVDRELMSLAASDAVFLHCLPADRGYEVTAEVIDGEQSIIWDEAENRLHAQKALLVWLLERKDA, encoded by the coding sequence ATGACCCGCCACTTCCTCCGCGACGACGACATCACTCCAGCCGAGCAGGCCGAGATCCTCGACCTCGCCGAGCGCCTGAAGGCCGACCGCTGGGGCACGAAGCCGCTCGCCGGACCCCAGACCGTCGCCGTGATCTTCGACAAGTCGTCGACGCGCACCCGGGTGTCGTTCGCCGTCGGCATCGCCGACCTCGGCGGATCGCCGCTCATCATCTCGACGGCGAACAGCCAGCTCGGCGGCAAGGAGACCCCCTCCGACACGGCCCGGGTGCTCGAGCGCATGGTCGCGGCCATCGTGTGGCGCACGTACGGGCAGGCCGGCCTCGAGGAGATGGCGGCGGGCACCTCCGTGCCGGTGGTGAACGCACTCTCCGACGACTTCCACCCGTGCCAGCTGCTGGCCGACCTGCTCACCATCCGTGAGCACAAGGGTCGCCTCGCCGGGCTGACCGTCACCTTCCTCGGCGACGGCGCCTCGAACATGGCCCAGTCCTACGTGCTCGCCGGCGCGACGGCGGGCATGCACGTGCGAGTCGCGTCCCCCGAGGAGTTCGCGCCCGCGGCATCCGTCGTCGCCGACGCCGATCGCGTCGCCGCGACCACCGGAGGTTCCGTCAGCCTGTTCACGGATGCCGCGGAGGCGGCCTCGGGCGCCGACGTCATCGTCACCGACACCTGGGTCTCGATGGGCAAAGAGGACGAGAAGGCCCACCGCGTCGCGACGTTCGGCGCGTACCAGGTCGATCGCGAACTCATGTCGCTCGCGGCATCCGATGCGGTCTTCCTGCACTGCCTGCCGGCGGATCGCGGCTACGAGGTCACCGCCGAGGTCATCGACGGCGAGCAGTCGATCATCTGGGACGAGGCCGAGAACCGGCTGCACGCGCAGAAGGCGCTGCTGGTGTGGCTGCTCGAGCGGAAGGACGCCTGA
- a CDS encoding DNA-3-methyladenine glycosylase: MTERLVTASRAFFARDSVELAPLLLGAVLTHDAEDGPVALRIAEVEAYRGVGEDPGSHAFRGMTRRNAVMFGEAAHLYAYFTYGMHTCLNVVAGVPGMSSAVLLRGGTIVGGLELARSRRPGASDRDLARGPARLAVALGVPLAASGADLLAPPFALEVPVVPEPFASGPRTGVSGAGGGAAFPWRFWIPGEPGVSPYRRHAKSHD; this comes from the coding sequence ATGACGGAGCGGCTCGTCACGGCGTCGCGTGCGTTCTTCGCGCGCGACTCCGTCGAGCTCGCGCCGCTGCTCCTCGGTGCCGTGCTGACCCACGACGCCGAGGATGGACCGGTGGCCCTGCGCATCGCCGAGGTGGAGGCGTACCGCGGCGTCGGCGAGGATCCGGGCTCGCATGCGTTCCGGGGCATGACGCGCAGGAACGCGGTCATGTTCGGGGAGGCCGCGCACCTGTACGCCTACTTCACGTACGGCATGCACACGTGCCTCAACGTCGTGGCGGGTGTTCCGGGCATGTCGTCGGCGGTGCTCCTGCGCGGTGGCACCATCGTCGGGGGGCTCGAGCTCGCGCGGAGTCGTCGGCCCGGTGCATCCGACCGCGACCTGGCTCGAGGCCCCGCCCGTCTCGCCGTCGCGCTCGGCGTGCCGCTGGCAGCGAGCGGCGCGGACCTGCTGGCGCCGCCGTTCGCGCTGGAGGTTCCCGTGGTGCCCGAGCCGTTCGCGTCGGGCCCGCGCACCGGCGTGAGCGGTGCGGGCGGGGGAGCGGCGTTCCCGTGGCGGTTCTGGATCCCGGGTGAGCCCGGAGTCTCGCCGTACCGGCGTCATGCGAAGTCGCACGACTGA
- a CDS encoding DNA-binding protein, with amino-acid sequence MFVITADQVASRRERDRAGGLVEELAQRHGDELVFPPDQTAGDEIQLVTRSASTALAIVLDVTRTGRWSVGIGVGDIRLPLPDAARKATGTAFISAREAVVAAKRAEGRFALRAAGDPTRPAADVEALVRLLVLLRERRTDLGWEVVDLMFAGHRQKEAAALLAVTPAAVSARLKAAMWRAEEDARPGLERLLAELDAESERAAAT; translated from the coding sequence ATGTTCGTCATCACCGCCGACCAGGTCGCGAGTCGTCGCGAGCGCGACCGTGCCGGCGGGCTCGTCGAGGAGCTCGCGCAACGGCACGGCGACGAACTGGTGTTCCCGCCCGACCAGACGGCAGGCGACGAGATCCAGCTCGTCACCCGATCGGCGTCGACCGCGCTCGCGATCGTGCTCGACGTGACCCGCACCGGGAGGTGGAGCGTCGGCATCGGCGTCGGCGACATCCGGCTGCCGCTTCCGGATGCCGCACGCAAGGCCACCGGCACCGCCTTCATCTCCGCGCGCGAGGCCGTGGTCGCTGCGAAGCGCGCCGAGGGTCGCTTCGCACTGCGGGCGGCCGGCGACCCCACGCGGCCCGCCGCCGACGTGGAGGCGCTCGTGCGACTGCTCGTGCTCCTCAGGGAGCGACGGACCGACCTCGGCTGGGAGGTCGTGGACCTCATGTTCGCAGGGCACCGCCAGAAGGAGGCGGCCGCCCTCCTCGCCGTGACTCCGGCCGCCGTCAGCGCCCGACTGAAGGCCGCGATGTGGCGCGCCGAGGAGGACGCGCGCCCGGGCCTGGAACGACTGCTCGCCGAGCTCGACGCGGAATCCGAACGCGCCGCGGCGACGTGA